One genomic segment of Hordeum vulgare subsp. vulgare chromosome 2H, MorexV3_pseudomolecules_assembly, whole genome shotgun sequence includes these proteins:
- the LOC123425916 gene encoding ankyrin repeat domain-containing protein 13C-like translates to MSVQDPSPAPRPKRTSSAPIRPCDYAHSPAHHCVALRDAAGISAILAGLPPLAHPSRILSAADAAREARLSASVSAALDRRDVPGGDTALHLAVRLRLPSLASALAAAGADPTLQNHAGWTPLQEALCLGCKDIAAFLLRAHRLAAWAKLRRRAPALSAALSRVQDFYLEVDFHFESSVVPLLSRAAPSDTYRIWKRGANLRADTTLAGFDGLRIRRADHSFLFFGEETEAGGRRLPPGSLLVLHRGKREVHDAFAAAAAAGDEDAATSDAAAYRPGLNITSARLVQRTTWLRKEKTESVGEWKARVFDVHNVVFSFRTLKAASTGRKDLTFEFAGDDDEEFLPLEIRDDDEDGDFLVADIPPPPPRRSCYVPGRRSVAGPPSHMGTPQRRRNSVDVPRRLPTCASVGRGEDGVFSRNATTGGAKWKEEETVKTLRPTVWLTEDFPLSVDEFLPLLDILATRVRAVRRLRELLTTKFPTGTFPVKVAIPVVPTVRVVITFNKFVPLVEPEEFFTPMSSPSLLASPGPGSIMPKPDTHKSSYLRWTSKNSRAKPVNLSQVADNTDPFTIPSDYTWVNLGATKSQDKKLSKTSKKGKSKET, encoded by the exons ATGTCAGTTCAGGACCCGTCCCCCGCGCCGCGACCCAAGCGCACGTCGTCCGCGCCGATCCGACCCTGCGACTACGCGCACAGCCCGGCGCACCACTGCGTCGCGCTGCGGGACGCCGCCGGCATCTCCGCCATCCTCGCCGGCCTCCCGCCCCTCGCCCACCCCTCGCGCATCCTCTCCGCCGCCGACGCCGCGCGCGAGGCCCGCCTCTCGGCCTCTGTCTCCGCGGCGCTCGACCGCCGCGACGTCCCAGGTGGGGACACCGCGCTCCACCTCGCCGTGCGGCTCCGGCTCCCCTCCCTCGCCTCCGcgctcgccgccgccggcgccgaCCCCACGCTCCAGAACCACGCCGGGTGGACGCCGCTCCAGGAGGCGCTCTGCCTTGGATGCAAGGACATCGCGGCCTTCCTCCTCCGCGCTCACCGCCTGGCGGCCTGGGCCAAGCTCCGCCGCCGGGCGCCCGCGCTCTCCGCCGCGCTGAGCCGGGTCCAGGACTTCTATCTCGAGGTGGATTTCCACTTCGAGAGCTCCGTCGTGCCGCTCCTCTCGCGCGCCGCGCCGTCGGACACCTACCGGATATGGAAGCGCGGCGCCAACCTGCGCGCGGACACCACCCTCGCCGGCTTCGACGGCCTCCGCATTCGGCGCGCCGACCACTCTTTCCTCTTTTTCGGTGAGGAGACTGAGGCCGGCGGCCGACGCCTTCCCCCGGGATCGCTCCTTGTGCTCCACCGCGGCAAGCGCGAGGTGCATGACGCGTTcgccgcggccgcggccgccgGTGACGAGGATGCAGCCACCTCCGACGCGGCCGCCTACAGGCCGGGGCTCAACATCACCTCCGCGAGGCTCGTTCAGAGAACCACTTGGCTGCGCAAGGAGAAGACGGAGAGCGTTGGGGAGTGGAAGGCGAGGGTGTTCGACGTCCACAACGTCGTCTTCTCCTTCCGCACGCTCAAGGCAGCCAGCACGGGCCGCAAGGACTTGACCTTCGAGTTTGCCGGAGATGACGACGAGGAGTTCTTGCCGCTGGAGATCCgggatgatgacgaggacggcgATTTCTTAGTCGCCGACATCCCCCCGCCCCCGCCACGGCGCAGCTGCTACGTGCCTGGCCGGCGCAGCGTGGCAGGGCCACCCTCCCATATGGGGACGCCGCAGAGGAGGAGGAACAGCGTGGACGTGCCGCGACGGCTGCCAACCTGTGCATCCGTGGGCCGCGGCGAGGACGGCGTCTTCAGCCGGAACGCCACGACCGGgggagccaagtggaaggaggaggagacggtGAAGACACTGCGGCCAACCGTGTGGCTCACTGAGGACTTCCCGCTGAGCGTCGACGAGTTCTTGCCTCTGCTGGACATCTTGGCTACCCGTGTGCGCGCCGTCCGCCGCCTCCGTGAGCTGCTCACCACCAAGTTCCCGACTGGGACATTCCCGGTCAAG GTTGCGATCCCTGTTGTTCCGACTGTGAGGGTAGTCATCACCTTCAACAAGTTTGTTCCCCTGGTAGAGCCAGAGGAGTTCTTCACGCCGATGTCGAGCCCCAGCCTGCTGGCGAGCCCTGGTCCGGGGTCCATCATGCCTAAGCCAGACACCCACAAGAGCTCGTATCTGAGGTGGACATccaagaactcgagagcaaagccaGTGAACCTGTCGCAGGTCGCGGACAACACCGACCCCTTCACCATCCCCAGCGACTACACCTGGGTAAACCTGGGTGCCACCAAGTCCCAAGACAAGAAGCTATCCAAGACCAGTAAAAAGGGCAAGAGCAAAGAGACCTAA